Within Candidatus Edwardsbacteria bacterium, the genomic segment GATGGTCGGCAGGTTGGGGTAGGTTGGGCAGCGCACCCTCCAGCGCTCCGGCCGGTTATTGCCTCCGGTCAGCAAAAAGTGGACATCCTCCCCGCGGGGAGCCTCCACCGCCGAAATGGCGATGCGCCCGGCCGGGATATCCTGCCGGATCTCGGTGATGATGTCGCCCTCCGGCAGTTCCATCAGAGCATCCAGCGATTGGTTGACTATCTTGAAGGACTCCAGTGTCTCCAGGATCCGGACCACCGTCCGGCCCCAGACATCGTTGCTGTCGGCGGTGATCACCTTGAAATCAATGGCATCATAGGCGCAGTAGGGATGGTCCTTGCGGGCGTCCATGTCCAGATCGGCCGCCCGGGCCACCGGGCCCACCGCCGCCCACTCGTGACAGCTCTCCTTATTAAGGATGCCGACCTTCTCCAGGCGCATCCGGAGAGTGGTGTCGTCCTTGACCGCGTCCAGCACCGCCAGCCATTCCTTCTCCATATTGTTGATCTTGGTGCGGATCTCGGGCACCAGGGCCCGGGGAATATCGCGCCGCACCCCGCCGATCAGGTTCATGCCGTATGTTTTGCGGTTGCCGGAGATCTTTTCGCACAGCCACATGATGGGCTCCCGCATCCGCCAGGTCTGCATCAGCACGGTGTCGAAGCCGATGATGTGCCCGGCCACCCCCAGCCACAGGGCGTGGGAATGGATGCGCTCCAGCTCCAGCATGATGGTCCGGATGTAGTCGGCCCGCCGCGGCACCTTGATGTCGGCGGCATGCTCCACCAGTTTGCAGAAGGAGACGTTATGCACGAAGCCGCAGATGCCGCAGATACGCTCGGCCATGAACGGGATCTGGTTGTAGGTCAGGGTCTGGTCGCCCAGCTTTTCTATGCCCCGGTGGGCGTAGAACCCGCGATAGTCGACGTCCACCACCTTTTCGCCCTCCACATAAAGCCGGAAATAGGTGGCCTCCTCGAACACCGGGAAATACGGCCCCATGGCCACCACCGTGGTCCCCGGAGGATTATCCTTGAACTGGTAGGCCTGCTCGGGATGGGACTCCGGCTTTTGGCTGTAATCGAACTCCTTGCGCAGGGGGTAGACCTCGGCCGGCCAGTCATCGGCCAGTATCAGCCGCCGGGGATCGGGATGGCCGGGGAACTCTATCCCCAGCAGGTCACGGATCTCGCGCTCCGACCAGTTGGCCCCGGCGATCACGTTGGTGATGGACGGCACCCTGGGCGTATGGGAATCGGCCGTCACGTCTAAAGTGACAAAGAAATGGTCCTTGTCGAAGGTGAACAGGTGGTAGACCGCGAAGCGTTTCTTGATGTCCCGCTCGTCGGAGCCCACGCTGACCAGGTATCTGGCGGTGGTCTGGCGGTGCAGTATCTCCGTGGCTTGCACCACCGCCTCCGGCTTGACCTCCACCCACAGCTGATCGGGGATCGGCTCGGTGGACCCCATGAACCCGGCGCCCAATTTAGCTTTCAGTAAGCTTAGAATATCCTGTTTGGTCATTTAGAACTTCCAATATATATTATGATTTAAATTTCTCAAGATAACCTCTTCAACTTTTTCAACATTTTAAACTGAGCCCGATAGCTGTCAGCTTAGTTAACATCCCCCCAGTTGAAACTGATCCCGCCAGTAACACCATAGCCGGATATGTCGTCCAGCGGTTTCCCGTAAAGATAGTTTGCCTCAATGGGAATGGATATAAGTTTTCCCAGTTTAATTTCAACCCCGCCGTTCACTCCAAAGCCCAAAGCCGGGTCCTCATTATTATTTCCGGTTATGCTCAGGCCGGCGTAGCTTAATTTGTATTCCTCTGTTGCCGAATAAACGTTGCCCTGAATATAAGGGAACAGCCGACCTCCTGCGCTTCCCAGATTATATCTTAAACCTATTCCCACTCCGCCGGCGGTCACTTCCCCCTTAAGACCATTGACCTCCTCATCGCTGGTCCAGCCCCGGACATCCACCGCCAGGTCAACGTTTTTATCGAAGGAGTAACGGTAGTTGAGATATTGCCCCGTCCCCTGGCTGAGGTCGAATCCCGGCAGTTCAAAATCACCGCTGGTAGATTTGAAATATCCCAAAAAACCGAAAGAGACATGATGCCGGCCCAGATTTTCACTGAACTTTTTTTGATTCAGGGCCGCGGTCACCACTTCGTCATCGCTTTGGAACTGGGCCTGGGCTATTCCGCAGAGACTGACCAAAAGCAAGACGATGGATATTTTTTTCATATTGACTCTTTCAAACATTTTAACCTTTTCAACTTCTTAAACTTTTTAAACTGGGACCTATATCATCGCTAAATAAGGGTCACCCCACCATGAACATGATGAACAGCGCCACCGCCGCACCCACCACCATCCAAAGCAGATACCATTGCGGGAAACCGCTGTGGGTGCCGGCAAAAATCTCCAGGACCTTGTGCCCGACATAGACCAGCGGGCGATACAGCCAGTCGTCCACGTCCAAAATATGCTTAAGCTTGAAGGATTTTTTTATATTGGGCAGCTTCCAGTGGGGATAGACCCCCTCCTGGCTGTACTTGCCGAATCGGATATTGAAATGCTGCTTGAAGGTCTTGAAATAACTGCCCGAATAGTAACGCACCGCCTCCGGGCTCTGTACTTCGCCGGAATACCAGAGATCGGAAACCTTCTGTTTGGCCCCGCCGGATTTCCAGATGATCCAGGCCACCAGCCCCAGCACCGCCAGAGCGATCAGCACGAACAACGGCTTGTAGAAGCCCACCAATCCGTCGCCGAAGTTAAGGGCCAGGCCCCACTGGCTGGTGTTTATTATCGAGGCGAATTGCGGCCAATATGAGGGTGTCTGGAAACCGGATACCGCCCGGTAGATGACCTTGGCGATGGGCACCACCAGCAGCCCCTGCAGGAACATCACCGCCACCAAAAGATACTGGGCAGCTTTCATTGTTCCGGGAACGTCCGATTCTATCTTGGCATTCTCCGGCAGGCGCTGGCCCAGAAAACTCATCCCCAGGTATTTGACCATCATGGAAAGCGTTATCAGACTGGTGAACAGTGCCACCAGGCCGCACACCAAAATAAGCGGTACCGCAAACCCGCTGTTCAGGGTGGACTGGTAGATGAGCCACTTGGAGGCAAAGCCGTTAAGCGGGGGGATGCCAGCCACGGCCAGTCCGGCCACCAGGGCGGCCACCGCGGTATGCGGCATATATTTGCCCAGGCCGCCCAGCCGGTCCAGATCGCGGTGCCCGGTCTGGTACTGCAATGAGCCGGCCGATAAAAAGAGCATGGTCTTTATGGAGGCGTGGTTGATGATGTGATAGACCCCGGCCATCAGTGCGATGGTGGCCATGGCCGGGCTGATGGGCAGCAGGGCCAGGCCGGCCCCGACAGCCAGCAGAATATAGCCGATCTGCCCGATGGACGAAAAGGCCAGCAGGCGCTTGGCGTCCTTCTGGAACAGGGCGGTCAGGGTGCCTATGAACAGCGACACCGTGCCGAAGCAGACCATGATGATGCCCCAGGTGTAGGAGAAATGCGAAACCGGCAGCATCCCCAAAAAGACCCGGAGGATCCCGTAGATGCCTATCTTGATCATCACCCCGGACAGAATGGCCGATATCGGGGAGGGCGCCGCCGGGTGGGCGTCGGGCAGCCAGTCGCCGAAGGGAAAGATGCCGGCCTTGGTGGCGAAGCCCAAAAAGAACAACAGCAACAAGGTGTGCAGAAGAACCGGGTTATCGTTCAGCAAAAGACCCATCACCGGGCCCAGGGCGTTGAAGTCGAACGATTGGCTGTAGTGATAAAGGGTGTTGGCGGCGATGATGATCCCGGCGGTTCCGATATGGGTCATCAGAAAATATTTGAACCCGGCGTTGACGTTGGTCTTGTTGCCCCATTCGTAGACCACCAGGGCATATGAGGTCAGGGTCATGAATTCCCAGAAGACGATAAAGAAGAACAGGTCGCGCACCACCACCACTCCGTACATGCCCAGGAGGAACAACAGCAACAGCGGATAATAGCGGGCCAGTGATTCCTTGTAATGCTTCATGTATTCTATGGAGTACAGCCCGGCGGCCCAGGAGACGATGGTGATCACCAGCAGGAAGATGGCAGACAGCACATCCACCTTCAGCAGAAACGAGGCCCCCAGGCCGGCCACTTGGAATACCGGCTTGTCCAGGTTGAAGGTCCCGATGGCCAGCACTCGCAGGGCCGTGTAGAGAAAGCCCAGCGAGGCCACGGTCTGGAAGACGAAGGATATCCATCCGATGGTCCGCCGGGAATACGGCATCAACAGGGTTACGGCAGCGCCTATGAACAGCGTTGCCATGGAGAACAGAATGACGGTTTGAAGATTCATATTATCGAAGAATTTATGTTATTCTTTATTTGGCCGTATCGGGATCTAAGATTTTATATTCGGAAGCATCGATTCCCGGCAATTTTTTATATACTCGTTTACTGCCTTATTATACTGTTTGATTAATTGACTGACTTTATTAACCCTATCAGCTGGAGGTTCTTCATTTTCCCATTTTTTTGGCAAAGCCTTGCTGAAAGCTACGCTGTCCTGATATTTCATGTCCTTAATCTGTTGATCTAATTGCAAGCGAAAAGAATCTGCCTCCGGCAAATACCGCTGGGACTTAACCTGAACCTCCTTTAGTTTAGAAATAAAATCCTTTTTCCTCAATCGTTGCCCCCGGGGTGCCTGAATCAAAGGATACTGCAGATTTATCAAATGTTCGTCATATAGGTTATTATATTTTTCCACCAGGGAACACAATGCCCTTTTATCTTTAACCAAAGGATTGGGCATCCTGCTCCGGTACACAAACCTGCTTGCCATCGCCGCCCCGCCTAACATCGCACCAAGAACACCACAAACATATGTGTCCTTATCTGCTGCTTGTGCGATAACCCCTCCAATCAATGCACCAGCAAACCAACCTAAACCAAACCCGCCAAAAGCAGCGCCAATCGGATTCTGTTTCTTCCAGCGCAATGAATCGGCCTTGGCCCCTATGGCCGTGGTGCTGCTGTCACGATGCATTAGCCCTATATAGTTGGTTTTTACCAAAACCTCCGTACTTTTATTATAAAAGAGACCCCTGTCAATTCCCTCAAAATATACTTTGTCTACTTTCAGAGAATCTTCACGAATTTTATATACCGCCCAACTCCCCGGGTTTTTATCATCGTATACCCCGTCTGCCTTTTTAGTCGATGGTCCCATGGTTGCGCAACCA encodes:
- a CDS encoding NADH-quinone oxidoreductase subunit C produces the protein MTKQDILSLLKAKLGAGFMGSTEPIPDQLWVEVKPEAVVQATEILHRQTTARYLVSVGSDERDIKKRFAVYHLFTFDKDHFFVTLDVTADSHTPRVPSITNVIAGANWSEREIRDLLGIEFPGHPDPRRLILADDWPAEVYPLRKEFDYSQKPESHPEQAYQFKDNPPGTTVVAMGPYFPVFEEATYFRLYVEGEKVVDVDYRGFYAHRGIEKLGDQTLTYNQIPFMAERICGICGFVHNVSFCKLVEHAADIKVPRRADYIRTIMLELERIHSHALWLGVAGHIIGFDTVLMQTWRMREPIMWLCEKISGNRKTYGMNLIGGVRRDIPRALVPEIRTKINNMEKEWLAVLDAVKDDTTLRMRLEKVGILNKESCHEWAAVGPVARAADLDMDARKDHPYCAYDAIDFKVITADSNDVWGRTVVRILETLESFKIVNQSLDALMELPEGDIITEIRQDIPAGRIAISAVEAPRGEDVHFLLTGGNNRPERWRVRCPTYPNLPTIPDMVRGEQVADVPIIVGSIDPCFSCTERMEVVDVDSGKIRIYSQEELSSWTAK
- a CDS encoding porin family protein, producing MKKISIVLLLVSLCGIAQAQFQSDDEVVTAALNQKKFSENLGRHHVSFGFLGYFKSTSGDFELPGFDLSQGTGQYLNYRYSFDKNVDLAVDVRGWTSDEEVNGLKGEVTAGGVGIGLRYNLGSAGGRLFPYIQGNVYSATEEYKLSYAGLSITGNNNEDPALGFGVNGGVEIKLGKLISIPIEANYLYGKPLDDISGYGVTGGISFNWGDVN